In the genome of Fluviispira vulneris, one region contains:
- a CDS encoding DUF444 family protein: MKMKMETDVNRFRKIVRGKIKDNLKRFISSGELIGRQGNKQVTIPLPRIDLPRFEFGNNQQRGVGQGEGEPGDAVSQGQPQPGEGEAGQNPGEHSMEVDVSLDELAGILGEELGLPRIEDKGKKNITQKKYKYQGVLRNGPESLRNFKRTYKESLKRQISIGDYTPDRPIIIPIKEDKRYRSFRIEEKPEASAVIIYMMDVSGSMGDEQKEIVRLTSFWLNAWLKHNYDNLDTRFIIHDAIAREVDEHTFYHTKESGGTLISSAYKLCEKIIMDSYPSAEWNIYLFHFSDGDNWSGNDTNECMTLLDNFLLPSSNLFSYGQVESRYGSGQFLKDLEKHYGEQNEKVIIHQIKDRDGIMNALRAFLGRGK, translated from the coding sequence ATTAAGATGAAAATGGAAACAGATGTAAATCGCTTTCGTAAAATAGTTAGAGGAAAAATAAAAGACAATTTAAAAAGATTTATTTCATCTGGAGAATTAATTGGTCGTCAAGGGAATAAGCAAGTCACAATTCCCTTACCAAGAATTGATCTTCCGCGATTTGAATTTGGGAACAATCAACAAAGAGGTGTTGGGCAAGGTGAAGGCGAACCGGGTGATGCCGTCAGCCAAGGGCAACCTCAACCGGGTGAAGGTGAAGCGGGTCAAAATCCTGGTGAACATAGCATGGAAGTTGATGTGAGCCTTGATGAACTTGCTGGTATTTTAGGAGAAGAATTAGGGCTTCCGCGCATCGAAGATAAAGGTAAAAAAAATATTACCCAAAAGAAATACAAATACCAAGGCGTGCTCAGAAATGGACCTGAAAGTTTACGCAACTTTAAAAGAACTTACAAAGAATCTTTGAAACGGCAAATTAGCATTGGTGATTATACTCCTGACAGACCTATTATTATCCCAATTAAAGAAGATAAACGCTACCGTAGTTTTCGCATTGAAGAAAAACCAGAAGCAAGCGCTGTCATTATTTATATGATGGATGTGTCTGGCTCGATGGGAGATGAGCAAAAAGAAATAGTCCGCCTCACATCATTTTGGTTGAATGCTTGGTTAAAACATAATTATGACAATCTGGACACGCGATTTATTATACATGATGCTATTGCTAGAGAAGTAGATGAACACACTTTTTATCACACAAAAGAGTCTGGCGGTACCTTAATAAGCAGCGCTTATAAATTATGTGAAAAGATTATCATGGACAGCTACCCCTCTGCTGAATGGAATATTTACTTATTTCATTTTTCAGATGGTGACAATTGGAGTGGCAACGATACGAACGAATGTATGACCTTGCTGGATAATTTTTTGTTACCTTCAAGTAATTTATTTTCATACGGTCAAGTTGAAAGTCGTTACGGCAGTGGTCAATTTCTCAAAGATCTTGAAAAGCATTATGGGGAGCAAAACGAAAAAGTCATTATTCATCAAATAAAAGATAGAGATGGAATAAT